The stretch of DNA GAATGCCAGCAGCTGatatgaaacagatcagggcctGTTTGATGCCTCTCAGAGTAttgtatttatttacattttttttccaactgcttacacaagtTTTtaaaactgtctcctttttttcaaaactctacacacaattcccaaaactgcacacacaaaatgcaaaatgcctcacatctccttcaaaatgtatcactgcattcaaaatgccataaacacatgtcagaatgaagcatttgcatcaaatgacaaacactgctttcataatagtacatttttggatataccatgtgaacactgttgttctaaatctaaagctctttggtctttcataggcttatatctacatttcaatacaatgttctacagtgaaagtaatctgctgaggggtaacaagtacactgtaaacaccaatgcaatgtagaaacagaaaatatttatttggccaaacattactgttgtatacagtagcatacaacaaaaccataaacatatgtaaaccaaaagtatattctttagaatacagtaaagaacacaattgtgtgtgtggggtcccgggggggcagtccaggaattggtagggggggggggcagtcaccagtgctaagctacccttcatctcttctccggcctgggtctggccacaatacaTCGTCCACATCATATGGGCAATCACATCGCTATAATCAATAATtatagcattttgattggttgtgtttggaaaaggaaagcaagtcacttcctgttagatttttgtgttttaggtagagaattgtgtgtagtgttttgaaaaaagtgttttatgcaattgacaactgagtcaaaggctgagaaatagcttatggttttggatatttggtgtgtagttttgcactttgagtgagaggtttcagaaatcgtgtgacatgaaaagatgttgtgtgtaagcagttggaaaaaactggtaactaggcaagtcacttaagaacatattcttatttacaatgacggcctaccggggaacagtgggttaactgccttctcaggggcagaacaacatcattttaccttgtcaactaggggattcaatccagcaacctatcggttactgtcccaaagctccaacctcaaatcagtaggactgctgatctaggaccaggtcctCCTGGTCCATTCACTATAATCTAAAAGCCAAAACTGGTCCTGGATCAAGAAAGTGAGCGTGACCTCTGTCCTGGTGTGTGACATCTCTGGTGTGTTGTGACATTCTCAGCTGAGGCTGTCCAGCTGTGACAAAGTGGTGATGAAGACTAGCATGAACGGAGCACGCTTtctggtaagtgtgtgtgtgtgtgtgtgcagctgctcTTGTATACTGTGATACAACTAAGATGTTTACTTCATTTTATTTCATGATCTATGCTGTCACTGTATCATTACAGAAGATGAAAGATGGCGACCTTCAGAAGTTTCCCACCATTCATATTCCGTAAGTCTAAAGTCAAAACTATTTAATTTCATAAACAGACAAATTAACCCTTGTGAAGCAACTCTGGTCCCTTAAGCAAGTCTTAATCAgtctcctctaccacacacaaacCTCCTTGAAAATCTTTTACTGAGACCATTTATTCTGGCTGTTACAGAAAGTGGAAATGGACACCCACATTCAAATACAGTTGGTTTggacatgggtgtgtgtgtggctattgtAGTGCTGTATATGTCAGGGGCTTTTAATAACCGCGATGTGGTTACCATATGTGGTCTATGTGAGGATGTGTAGCTGGAAATAACCTGTCGAATCTTCTAAtgaaaaggcagagagagagagagagcaagacagcatgatggtgtgcctgtgtgtgtgtgtgagtgagtgagtgagtgagtgagtgagtgagtgagtgagtgagacagcatgattgtgtgtgtgtgtgtgtgtgagagagagaaagagagagagagagagagagagagcgaaagatagcatgattgtgtgtgtgtgtgtgtaagagagagagagagagagcaagacagcatgatggtgtgtgtgtgtgtgtgtgtgtgtgtgtgtgtgtgagagagagcaagacagcatgatggtgtgtgtgtgtgtgtgtgaaagagagagagagagagagagagagagagagcaagatggtgtgtgtgtgtgtgtgtgtgtgtgtgtgagagagagagaaagagagagagagagcaagacagcatgatggtgtgtgtgtgtgtgtgtgtgtgtgtgtgagagagagagagagagagagagagagagagagagagagagagagagagagagagagagagagagagagagagagagagagagagagagagagagagagagagagagagagagagagagagacagcatgatggtgtgtgtgtgtgtgtgtgtgtgtgtgaaagagagagagagagagagagagagagagagagagagagagagagcaagatggtgtgtgtgtgtgtgtgtgtgtgtgttgtgtgtgtgtgtggtgtgtgtgtgtaagagagagagagagagagagagcaagatggtgtgtgtgtgtgtgtgtgtgtgtgtgtgtgtgtgtgtgtgtgtgtgtgtgtgtgtgtaagagagagagagagagagagagcaagatggtgtgtgtgtgtgtgtgagagagagagagagagcaagacagcatgatggtgtgtgtgtgtgtgtgtgtgtgtgtgtgtgtgaaagagagagagagagagcaagatggtgtgtgtgtgtgtgtgtgtgtgtgtgtgtgtgtgtgtgtgtgtgtgtgtgtgtgtgtgtgtgtgtgtgtgtgtgtgtgtgtgtgtgtgtgagagagagcaagacagcaTGGTGGTGGGTGTGTGCCCATGtgccagagagagagcatgagagagaggaaaCAAGGAGGCGGAGGGCTGAGATGGGCGAGAGAAAGTCCTGAATTTGATAACAGTGTGTTACTCAATGATTTCAATATATTCTCTAGAGTCATCACTGAGATCTGTAGTGAGATCAAcaggagtgaagaggagagggggttcAGTCAGAGGTGAGAAATGCTAATCTACTAGCCTAGCATACATTTCCACCATGAGAACTCATCTCTGCTGTATGACAGGACAGTAGAGAAACAGTTCACAGCCATGTTCCTCATGTCTTCACCAGATCAAGGGAACCTAAGAGACATCAACAAGGTAAACAGAACTGTACAGTACTACGGCTCCAGAACCACAGCTACTATATCTCAGGAGAAACGTCTCCCACCCTCTCCTCATTGTATGATTGGTTTTCTCTCTGTAGATTTTGTACAAGAGGAAGATGAAGCCTGGGATTCAGAAACGTTTGTgagtgtattgtgtattgtaaaACACTCTCACTTTGACATGACATTGCTACCAAGCCACACTTCCATCCACACAATGTAGAAATGTAACTTAACATCATCAACAGAAGACCCTTGTCCAAAACCATATCACTAATCACCAACCTGTAATTattcacctctcctcccctcctctcccctcgccacatttcctctcctctcctggtctgTCAGGATATGAGTGATAATGGCTATGAGAACCCTGATGAGGACGACAGTTATATCTGTGCCTTGTCTGACCGCCTGCCACctgcagagggagaggagcaagAGGGGAGTGATGGTGACTATGAGACTCCTCCCTCAGCTACAGAGGAGATCCCCCGCCTCCTCAATCTCCCTAAGCCCCTAGGGAACAGTGACTATATAGGTACAGAAGATGTACAATTAACCATTACTGACTGTCTTTAGTAAATACATACTGTAGGTACTAtagctctgctgtgtgtgtgtgtgtgtgtgtgtgtgtgtgtgtgtgtgtgtgtagattccGTGCGTGGAGGTCCGTCAGGAACTCTTCCTACTGGAAGGATTCCGAGACTACCCCAGCGCCCTGGTCCTCAGGCTCTGGCCACCAGCCATAACACAGTAAGTGTCTTCTTCATCATAGTCTTCATTACACAATCACTGTTTTCATCCTGTCTTCTTTACCCCCCATCTTTTCATACCACTAACCTTTAACCTTTTCATCGGCTCTTTCTTTCGTGTTACCATCCACCTCTCTTTCTGAGATCAATCATTGTTAATTAATATTCCAACTCTCGCctgctctctgtcactctcttccccccactctctttctctcgctctctctagctgGCCAGACCTCCCACATCCAGACTAGACCCCTCCCCTCAGAGGCCATTCAAAGCTGCAGGTAAACGTAAGTCACTCTGACCATGTTACCAGAGATCATCCGGTCTGTCTGTTAGCTGCTTGTGTTGATATTGTAAAGAGCGGGACTATTCTGTTGTGATCAGCACCATGAAAAATAAGGAACAGGAGGCTAGTGGTTTAGAGCAGAGTTTCCCAAATGTGGTCCTGGGACCCccaggtgcacgttttggtttttaccCTAGTACTACACCGCTGACTCAAATAATACAAATATCAGccgtgtagtgctagggcaaaaatcaaaacgtgcacccagggggggcCCAGGACCGAGTTGGGGAAACCCTAGTTTAGAGGTAGATTAAGCTCACAGACGTATGATGAGGCCAGAAAATCAGGACAgatgacatttgagtcatttagcagacactcctaCCTAATGGGACAATCCGTGCATTCTATGAGGtggcattcaactaaggtaggtaAAACCATAGAATTGAAATGACTAGAGCTGTCTTGGCCTAATCTAATTCGATGTTTTTTCATACCTTAGTTAAATTAAAGCAACATCACCAGATCACTTCTTTGAATGCTTATTAGTGGTTCGTTCGAGACACATTTTCCTCCCCCATCCCCAACAGGCCCTTCTGTCCCCATGGTCGACCGAAGCAAGAAGCCTGGACAGCCCGCTCCCACCAAGAAACAACATCACACAAACACCAAAACAACTCCTACAAGTAACTATGCCAACTGTCTGTTGTCCTGTTGATTTAGCCTCCTAGTCTGTTTATTCAGGTCAAGTCTTTTCAATTCAATGATATTGAAAATATTAATCCCCAATATGGGCAATTAGAAAGGCGTTGTCAATGTGTTGAGAACCCCTTATGCTACATACTAAAGTTGCCTTGCAAAGACAAAGAAATGTAAACTACGGTACGGACAGATTGCCATAATTATGGCTACTGTTGACTAGCAGGTTGAGAATGCAATGTTTTGCCTAACTTCTGATTTTCTTGTCTGTTTGGTGACTACCCACGGTGTCCAGGAGAGTGCAGTCCATTCAGCTCTCCCCAGCCCGCCATAGTGAAGCCACCTCAACTAAAGGGCCCAAAGCCACCAGACTATAGGTAGCCTAACCCAGACCTCTCCATTCCCATTAACCCCTTGGCTGTAACTCAGTCTGAAGGTGCTTCTTCCCCTTCTTGGTTTTCTATTGAAAGACAGTCTTGATGAAAACAATTAAAATAATGTTGTTTTTACCGGTTCATGTTCCTTCAGTAAATTCAGAGTGAGAATTCAAAGAGAATAATTCACTTTGGACTAATGAGATGAAGATGGAGTCAATTCTCCTAACATGTTGTACTAGCATATCTTCTCTACCAACAGACCCAGCTCCAGTAAACCTCCTTCAATGGTCCCCAACACAATGCCAGGCACAGAGAAGGTGAGCAGATCAATCAAACaccctttttacatcagtagaTTTACACCAGCAGAGCAGACATTATTTACATATCAACATACAATATTATAcatgtaatatatatattatacatattaTACATTTAATATACTCCTACGTTTTAAttatgaattatttactttacctcacgttagtctcattccaaacgtcataaattgttggttatctgcacaaacccagtcttcatatgagtcatccatacatcaattgtcttaaataatttatttattactaaatAAGTAATCacatgaaatgataggagaatgtgccctagtgggctaaaccagcATGGTGGCTTGTTAGACTAAAGGGGAAGTGGGGttgactaagaagtcactacaaagttgataattataacaattgaaatgctaatcctttgcacatgaacgctcactcatatGGGAATAATTgccatcaatatatatatatatttacgctcagtgagtcgtcttgatcgctggtgaaaagttcacttttgtagaattgtccgtctctccctctctctctcagttgtggttagaggggattgttcagagtgacattcgttatagaatggatgtttcggcggttgtcgttcttcgcgttcaatgatacccgaattcctagctgcagactagtaattaatatcaaagactcgttcttattctgtcggtatcgatagtctaagagtttaaccacgtggtatggttaaaagattcagcaatggtctacaacctttgtcttcctaatggagaaaaacatggtctgcaaccttcagccatctcgtaattgaggtaagctcggtctgctgatcgaaaacccgagtgggggttttattcgtaAGGGCCGAAGAGGGCtttcccaggatgcctgaccctaactgagctcaggggcggtcctctgatttatttcaaatcaaaagggaattgtatttttcttcattaaacagtccaaaatcatattacacaattatacaaacagtatcatactcactcattcatcttatacaacaattagatgtaaacctcatatctgaggctattatataaacagcgttatgatTATGTgtccacaccgtctcccatgagcttccccaagttgtgacaaacggaccagttcgtagctggattcttca from Oncorhynchus kisutch isolate 150728-3 linkage group LG15, Okis_V2, whole genome shotgun sequence encodes:
- the lcp2b gene encoding lymphocyte cytosolic protein 2 isoform X1, whose translation is MSFDSVPSRSEVMGWNARSLADYMKRLRLSSCDKVVMKTSMNGARFLKMKDGDLQKFPTIHIPVITEICSEINRSEEERGFSQRSREPKRHQQDFVQEEDEAWDSETFDMSDNGYENPDEDDSYICALSDRLPPAEGEEQEGSDGDYETPPSATEEIPRLLNLPKPLGNSDYIDSVRGGPSGTLPTGRIPRLPQRPGPQALATSHNTLARPPTSRLDPSPQRPFKAAGPSVPMVDRSKKPGQPAPTKKQHHTNTKTTPTRECSPFSSPQPAIVKPPQLKGPKPPDYRPSSSKPPSMVPNTMPGTEKDIDPEWYGGLVTRGQAEASLRWVNKDGAFLVRDSSKGSSEQPYTLMVLNQGKVYNIQIRHQGNTYHLGTGLMGSESFPGVEEIIEHHTYTPLLLIDMENGTGAQSQCCLLHPAPL
- the lcp2b gene encoding lymphocyte cytosolic protein 2 isoform X2, with protein sequence MSFDSVPSRSEVMGWNARSLADYMKRLRLSSCDKVVMKTSMNGARFLKMKDGDLQKFPTIHIPVITEICSEINRSEEERGFSQRSREPKRHQQDFVQEEDEAWDSETFDMSDNGYENPDEDDSYICALSDRLPPAEGEEQEGSDGDYETPPSATEEIPRLLNLPKPLGNSDYIDSVRGGPSGTLPTGRIPRLPQRPGPQALATSHNTLARPPTSRLDPSPQRPFKAAGKRPSVPMVDRSKKPGQPAPTKKQHHTNTKTTPTRECSPFSSPQPAIVKPPQLKGPKPPDYRPSSSKPPSMVPNTMPGTEKDIDPEWYGGLVTRGQAEASLRWVNKDGAFLVRDSSKGSSEQPYTLMVLNQGKVYNIQIRHQGNTYHLGTGLMGSESFPGVEEIIEHHTYTPLLLIDMENGTGAQSQCCLLHPAPL